A stretch of Ischnura elegans chromosome 4, ioIscEleg1.1, whole genome shotgun sequence DNA encodes these proteins:
- the LOC124157410 gene encoding START domain-containing protein 10-like, with the protein MDVGTVRVAEDCDFEKLKSLLENHNGWKLDYHKAQTKVWTKSSTDTNFKMIKIKTIFNDVDPQVMYDVLHDPDYRKVWDDHMIESRDIGCLNPNNDIGYYALSCPPPLQNRDFVLQRSWLDVGSEQYILNHSVYHQKFPPRKGFVRAKSHLTGFLVRVCADGGCELGYVSQTDPQGKLPSWLVNRVTQIFAPKMVKRLHKASLGYKSWKLSHNPEWKPWHFPEQITAPRISVSECVQSEEEKKCKHISSGIDESLIKETNVMDGMDDP; encoded by the exons ATGGACGTTGGCACCGTTAGAGTCGCGgaagattgtgattttgaaaagCTCAAGTCTTTATTGGAAAATCATAATGGTTGGAAACTTGATTATCACAAAGCTCAGACAAAGGTGTGGACCAAATCTTCCACTGATACAAATTTTAAGATGATTAAG ATCAAGACAATTTTTAATGATGTCGATCCACAAGTGATGTACGACGTTTTGCATGATCCTGATTACAGAAAAGTATGGGACGATCATATGATTGAGTCTCGTGATATTGGATGCCTTAATCCTAACAACGACATCGGTTATTATGCAT TGTCCTGCCCTCCCCCGCTCCAAAATAGAGATTTTGTGCTTCAAAGGTCATGGCTTGATGTAGGGAGTGAACAGTACATTTTGAATCATTCGGTTTACCATCAGAAGTTTCCTCCCAGAAAAGGATTTGTTCGAGCTAAGTCACACCTCACAG GTTTTCTTGTGCGTGTATGTGCAGATGGTGGTTGTGAATTAGGGTACGTTTCTCAAACGGACCCTCAAGGAAAATTACCTTCATGGTTGGTCAACAGGGTGACGCAAATATTCGCTCCAAAG ATGGTAAAGCGTTTACACAAAGCTTCATTGGGTTACAAGAGTTGGAAGTTGTCTCACAATCCTGAGTGGAAACCGTGGCACTTTCCAGAGCAAATAACTGCACCCAGAATTAGTGTCTCAGAg TGTGTTCAAtctgaagaggaaaaaaaatgcaaacacatAAGCTCCGGTATTGATGAGAGCCTCATAAAGGAAACAAATGTAATGGATGGTATGGATGACCCTTAA